The Chionomys nivalis chromosome 20, mChiNiv1.1, whole genome shotgun sequence genome includes a region encoding these proteins:
- the LOC130862665 gene encoding serine/threonine-protein kinase SBK1-like, producing the protein MSMGCPEPEPLHSLPCCGPGAAPVPGAGVPLLTEDMQALTLRTLTASDVTKHYELVRELGKGTYGKVDLVAYKGTGTKMALKFVNKSKTKLKNFLREVSITNSLSSSPFIIKVFDVVFETEECYVFAQECAPAGDLFDIVPPQVGLPEDTVKRCVQQLGLALDFMHSRQLVHRDIKPENVLLCDRECRRVKLADFGMTRRVGCRVKRGSGTIPYTAPEVCQAGRADGFAVDTGVDVWAFGVLIFCVLTGNFPWEAASGADAFFEEFLRWQRGLLPGLPSQWRRFTEPALRMFQRLLALEPERRGPAKEVFRFLKQELTSELRRWPSHRARKPPGDRLPWPLRLEAPAPLKRTVLTESGSGSRSSPPSVVPVPVPVPVPEAGLALSAPSGRTDGRADKSKGQVVLATAIEICV; encoded by the coding sequence atgagcatggGCTGCCCAGAGCCTGAACcgctccactccctgccttgcTGCGGGCCGGGGGCCGCCCCTGTACCAGGTGCAGGTGTGCCCCTCCTCACAGAAGACATGCAAGCACTGACACTGCGCACACTGACTGCCAGCGATGTTACCAAGCACTACGAGCTTGTCCGGGAGCTGGGTAAAGGGACCTACGGGAAGGTTGACCTGGTGGCTTACAAGGGCACAGGCACCAAAATGGCGCTGAAATTTGTGAATAAGAGCAAGACAAAGCTGAAGAATTTCCTGCGTGAAGTGAGCATCACCAACAGCCTGTCATCCAGCCCCTTCATCATCAAGGTCTTCGACGTGGTCTTCGAGACTGAGGAATGCTATGTCTTTGCCCAGGAGTGCGCGCCTGCTGGAGACCTGTTTGACATCGTCCCTCCCCAGGTGGGCCTCCCCGAGGACACGGTGAAGCGCTGTGTGCAGCAGCTGGGGCTGGCGCTGGACTTCATGCACAGCAGACAGCTAGTGCACCGCGACATCAAACCCGAGAACGTGCTGCTGTGTGACCGTGAGTGCCGCCGTGTGAAGCTGGCGGACTTCGGCATGACGCGGCGCGTGGGCTGCCGTGTGAAGCGTGGGAGCGGCACTATACCCTACACAGCGCCCGAGGTGTGCCAGGCGGGCCGTGCCGATGGCTTCGCGGTGGACACAGGCGTGGATGTGTGGGCGTTCGGAGTGCTTATCTTCTGTGTGCTCACCGGCAACTTCCCGTGGGAGGCTGCATCGGGCGCCGATGCCTTCTTCGAGGAGTTCCTGCGCTGGCAGCGGGGCCTCCTGCCGGGGCTGCCTTCGCAGTGGCGCCGCTTCACCGAGCCTGCACTGCGCATGTTCCAGCGGCTGCTGGCTCTGGAGCCCGAGCGTCGCGGGCCGGCCAAGGAGGTCTTCCGCTTCCTCAAACAGGAGCTCACATCTGAGCTTCGGCGGTGGCCTTCGCACCGTGCACGCAAACCTCCTGGGGACCGCCTGCCCTGGCCCCTGCGCCTCGAGGCTCCTGCACCGCTCAAGCGCACCGTGCTCACCGAGAGTGGCAGCGGTTCACGGTCCTCGCCGCCCAGCGTGGTGCCCGTTCCGGTGCCCGTGCCCGTGCCTGAGGCTGGTCTGGCTCTGTCCGCTCCCTCGGGCAGGACCGATGGCCGTGCAGACAAGAGCAAAGGGCAGGTGGTGCTGGCCACGGCCATCGAAATCTGCGTCTGA